The following proteins come from a genomic window of Rutidosis leptorrhynchoides isolate AG116_Rl617_1_P2 chromosome 10, CSIRO_AGI_Rlap_v1, whole genome shotgun sequence:
- the LOC139873319 gene encoding uncharacterized protein, whose product MDVKRTTFDSRPYIHGSQIRAIIKVYSILIVLGCHTALGAELHRRYNIGGPTFALNCMLFYWQFHLFKQKRLISLIFACMLFGASVGPFINLFIETPQSYVIYFFGLHITLFCFHILSLLTSSSLRLIFTSDLLNLPIYMTLVAFIPSYCPEYHPYFSILLFVFMAFSLGCYMLEARIWIWRVGIPINLHILTIMSIFSPFSLIHLMIIFVFLLFAIWNMNLHTVRCLDVAPEDSIEWVVVYAKSFFTEYIWRSAGMILLWVRILFLREWITTIWPYFKVSSNAKTVANLEKHRD is encoded by the exons ATGGACGTCAAGCGGACCACGTTTGATTCGCGACCTTACATTCATGGCAGCCAGATTAGAGCCATAATCAAG GTGTACTCTATTCTCATTGTGTTAGGATGTCATACTGCGTTAGGAGCTGAACTCCATCGTAGGTACAATATTGGAGGGCCCACATTCGCGCTTAACTGCATGCTATTTTATTGGCAGTTTCACCTCTTCAAGCAAAAACGGTTGATCAGCTTGATTTTTGCATGTATGTTGTTCGGGGCGAGTGTTGGTCCGTTTATCAACCTTTTTATAGAGACACCCCAAAG CTATGTGATTTACTTTTTTGGACTACATATCACCTTGTTCTGTTTTCACATATTATCCCTACTCACCTCTAGTAGCTTGAGACTTATCTTCACTTCGGACCTTCTCAACCTACCTATCTACATGACACTTGTGGCTTTTATACCAAGCTATTGCCCTGAATACCATCCCTATTTCAGTATTCTACTCTTCGTTTTTATGGCTTTCTCTCTTGGATGTTATATGTTGGAGGCCAGAATATGGATCTGGCGTGTTGGTATACCAATAAATCTTCATATTTTGACAATCATGAGCATTTTTTCGCCTTTCAGTTTGATCCATCTAATG ATCATATTTGTGTTTCTGCTCTTTGCAATTTGGAATATGAACCTACACACCGTGAGATGTCTTGATGTGGCCCCCGAAGATAGTATAGAGTGGGTGGTTGTCTACGCCAAGTCATTCTTTACGGAATATATATGGCGCTCTGCTGGGATGATTTTATTGTGGG TTCGAATTTTATTTCTTCGTGAATGGATCACAACTATATGGCCCTATTTCAAGGTCTCTTCGAATGCTAAAACCGTTGCGAATCTAGAAAAGCATCGAGATTGA